A portion of the Punica granatum isolate Tunisia-2019 chromosome 7, ASM765513v2, whole genome shotgun sequence genome contains these proteins:
- the LOC116213519 gene encoding pathogenesis-related thaumatin-like protein 3.5 isoform X1, protein MAKFPFLISALAVMFSPLLFIRGVEPTTFTIVNKCDYTVWPGILANAGEPALSTTGFSLQKGESRAISPPSGWGGRFWGRTRCTADSGSGKFSCLTGDCGSNKLECSGGGATPPATLAEFKLDGDGGLDFFDVSLVDGYNLPMLVVPQGGSGANCTSTGCMADLIGTCPSELRVTDAGESAGKGVACQSACGAFQQPQYCCSGAYSSPQTCKPSRYSAAFKSACPDAYSYAYDDGTSTFTCANADYVITFCPAPTKRIRLH, encoded by the exons ATGGCCAAATTTCCATTCTTGATTTCAGCTTTGGCTGTGATGTTCTCTCCGTTATTGTTCATCCGAG GGGTCGAACCGACAACCTTTACGATCGTGAACAAGTGCGATTACACGGTGTGGCCGGGGATCCTGGCAAATGCCGGCGAGCCGGCGCTTTCCACCACCGGCTTCTCCCTCCAGAAGGGCGAGTCCCGGGCCATCTCCCCCCCGTCCGGCTGGGGCGGCCGCTTCTGGGGCCGGACTCGCTGCACGGCGGACTCCGGCTCCGGCAAGTTCTCCTGCCTCACCGGCGACTGCGGCTCCAACAAGCTCGAGTGCTCCGGCGGCGGCGCCACCCCTCCCGCCACCCTCGCCGAGTTCAAGCTCGACGGCGACGG GGGCCTCGACTTCTTCGACGTGAGCTTGGTGGACGGCTACAACCTGCCGATGCTGGTGGTGCCTCAGGGCGGCTCCGGCGCCAACTGCACCAGCACCGGCTGCATGGCCGACCTCATCGGCACGTGCCCCTCGGAGCTGAGGGTGACGGATGCGGGGGAGTCTGCGGGGAAGGGGGTGGCATGCCAGAGCGCGTGCGGGGCGTTCCAGCAGCCGCAGTACTGCTGCAGCGGCGCGTACAGCTCACCGCAGACGTGCAAGCCGTCGCGGTACTCTGCGGCGTTCAAGAGCGCGTGCCCCGACGCGTACAGCTACGCCTACGACGACGGGACCAGCACCTTCACGTGCGCCAACGCGGATTACGTCATCACCTTCTGCCCGGCGCCGACCAAGAG
- the LOC116213519 gene encoding pathogenesis-related thaumatin-like protein 3.5 isoform X2 → MAKFPFLISALAVMFSPLLFIRGVEPTTFTIVNKCDYTVWPGILANAGEPALSTTGFSLQKGESRAISPPSGWGGRFWGRTRCTADSGSGKFSCLTGDCGSNKLECSGGGATPPATLAEFKLDGDGGLDFFDVSLVDGYNLPMLVVPQGGSGANCTSTGCMADLIGTCPSELRVTDAGESAGKGVACQSACGAFQQPQYCCSGAYSSPQTCKPSRYSAAFKSACPDAYSYAYDDGTSTFTCANADYVITFCPAPTKSQKSASSDQPPAESTSSSSAPPEIDSAMVYEGVMDISGASPSTRSGVSSSYAISVLVVLIAAVRQLR, encoded by the exons ATGGCCAAATTTCCATTCTTGATTTCAGCTTTGGCTGTGATGTTCTCTCCGTTATTGTTCATCCGAG GGGTCGAACCGACAACCTTTACGATCGTGAACAAGTGCGATTACACGGTGTGGCCGGGGATCCTGGCAAATGCCGGCGAGCCGGCGCTTTCCACCACCGGCTTCTCCCTCCAGAAGGGCGAGTCCCGGGCCATCTCCCCCCCGTCCGGCTGGGGCGGCCGCTTCTGGGGCCGGACTCGCTGCACGGCGGACTCCGGCTCCGGCAAGTTCTCCTGCCTCACCGGCGACTGCGGCTCCAACAAGCTCGAGTGCTCCGGCGGCGGCGCCACCCCTCCCGCCACCCTCGCCGAGTTCAAGCTCGACGGCGACGG GGGCCTCGACTTCTTCGACGTGAGCTTGGTGGACGGCTACAACCTGCCGATGCTGGTGGTGCCTCAGGGCGGCTCCGGCGCCAACTGCACCAGCACCGGCTGCATGGCCGACCTCATCGGCACGTGCCCCTCGGAGCTGAGGGTGACGGATGCGGGGGAGTCTGCGGGGAAGGGGGTGGCATGCCAGAGCGCGTGCGGGGCGTTCCAGCAGCCGCAGTACTGCTGCAGCGGCGCGTACAGCTCACCGCAGACGTGCAAGCCGTCGCGGTACTCTGCGGCGTTCAAGAGCGCGTGCCCCGACGCGTACAGCTACGCCTACGACGACGGGACCAGCACCTTCACGTGCGCCAACGCGGATTACGTCATCACCTTCTGCCCGGCGCCGACCAAGAG CCAAAAGTCggcatcatccgatcaacctCCGGCTGAGAGCACTTCAAGCTCTTCGGCTCCGCCAGAGATTGATAGCGCGATGGTGTATGAGGGCGTAATGGACATTAGCGGTGCATCACCGTCCACGCGATCCGGCGTGTCGTCATCCTATGCAATCTCCGTCCTGGTCGTCCTCATCGCGGCGGTTCGGCAGCTGCGCTGA